The following proteins are co-located in the Gorilla gorilla gorilla isolate KB3781 chromosome 18, NHGRI_mGorGor1-v2.1_pri, whole genome shotgun sequence genome:
- the LOC115933223 gene encoding serine/arginine repetitive matrix protein 2 isoform X7, translating into MRVWWMLFWLLFLLLLEFISHQCISVINTLADHHHRGTDFGGSPWLDIIIEFPRSYKVVIILWTVYLWLSFLKTIFQSEKGHDGSTDVQQRAWRSNRRRQEGLRSICMHTKKRVSSFPGNKIGRKDVITLWRHVKTKVTPKIRKMKVTAKINHHDKISGKRKTAKKQKMFQRAQELRRRAEDYHKRKIPPSARKPLCNWVRMAAAEHRHSSGLPHWPYLTAETLKNRMGHQPPPPTQQHSITDNSLSLKTRAECLVYPLPPSADDNLTTPPECFLTPLPPSAPPSADDNLKTPPLATQEAEAEKPPKPERERAADVEPPPKPERRRAADVQPSRKPERQRTTDVQPSRKPERRRAAVDKTPAEFLVYPLPPSADDNLETPLECLLAPLPPSRLSPAPPSADDKTPAEFLVYPLPPSADDNLETPLECLLTPLPPSPPPSAPPSADDNLKTPPLATQEAEAEKPPKPERQRAADVEPPPKPERRRAADVQPSRKPERRRAADVQPSRKPERRRTTDVQPSRKPERRRAAVDKTPAEFLVYPLPPSADDNLEMPLECLLTPLPPSPPPSAPPSADDNLKTPPLATQEAEAEKPPKPERQRAADVEPPPKPERRRAADVQPSRKPERRRAAVDKTPAEFLVYPLPPSADDNLEMPLECLLTPLPPSPPPSADDNLKTPPLATQEAEAEKPPKPERQRAADVEPPPKPERRRAADVQPSWKPERRRTTDVQPSRKPERRRAAVDKTPAEFLVYPLPPSADDNLEMPLECLLTPLPPSPPPSAPPSADDNLKTPPLATQEAEAEKPPKPERQRAADVEPPPKPERRRAADVQPSRKPERRRAAVDKTPAEFLVYPLPPSADDNLEMPLECLLTPLPPSPPPSADDNLKTPPLATQEAEAEKPPKPERQRAADVEPPPKPERRRAADVQPSWKPERRRTTDVQPSRKPERRRAAVDKTPAEFLVYPLPPSADDNLEMPLECLLTPLPPSPPPSAPPSADDNLKTPPLATQEAEAEKPPKPEKQRAADVEPPPKPERRRAADVQPSRKPERRRAADVQPSRKPERWRTTDVQPSRKPERRRAAVDKTPAEFLVYPLPPSADDNLEMPLECLLTPLPPSPPPSAPPSADDNLKTPPLATQEAEAEKPPKPERQRAADVEPPPKPERRRAADVQPSRKPERRRAAVDKTPAEFLVYPLPPSADDNLEMPLECLLTPLPPSPPPSADDNLKTPPLATQEAEAEKPPKPERQRAADVEPPPKPERRRAADVQPSWKPERRRTTDVQPSRKPERRRAAVDKTPAEFLVYPLPPSADDNLEMPLECLLTPLPPSPPPSAPPSADDNLKTPPLATQEAEAEKPPKPERQRAADVEPPPKPERRRAADVQPSRKPERRRAADVQPSWKPERRRTTDVQPSRKPERRRAAVDKTPAEFLVYPLPPSADDNLETPLECLLAPLPPSRLSPAPPSADDKTPAEFLVYPLPPSADDNLETPLECLLTPLPPSPPPSAPPSADDNLKTPPLATQEAEAEKPPKPERQRAADVEPPPKPERRRAADVQPSRKPERRRAADVQPSWQPERRRTTDVQPSRKPERRRAAVDKTPAEFLVYPLPPSADDNLETPLECLLAPLPPSRLSPAPPSADDKTPAEFLVYPLPPSADDNLETPLECLLTPLPPSPPPSAPPSADDNLKTPPLATQEAEAEKPPKPERQRAADVEPPPKPERRRAADVQPSRKPERRRAADVQPSWKPERRRTTDVQPSRKPERRRAAVDKTPAEFLVYPLPPSADDNLETPLECLLAPLPPSRLSPAPPSADDKTPAEFLVYPLPPSADDNLETPLECLLTPLPPSPPPSAPPSADDNLKTPPLATQEAEAEKPPKPERQRAADVEPPPKPERRRATDVQPSRKPERRRTADVQPSWKPERRRTTDVQPSRKPERRRAAVDKTPAEFLVYPLPPSADDNLETPLECLLTPLPPSPPSSAPPSADDNLKTPPLATQEAEAGKPPKPERERAADVEPPPKPERRRAADVQPALKPERRRAADVQPSRKPERRRAAVDKTPAEFLVYPLPPSADDNLKMPLECLLTPLPPSPPSSAPPSADDNLKTPPLATQEAEAEKPPKPERRSAADAQPSLKPERRSAADVQPSPKPERRRAADLESPPKPERRRAADLESPPKPERRRAADTQPSPKPERRRAADLESPPKPERRSAADLESPPKPERRRAADVQPSLKPERRSAADAQPSPKPERRRATDLESPPKLERRSAADAQPSPKPDRRRATDVESPPKLERRSAADAQPSPKPERRSAADAQPSPKPERRRAADLESPPKPERRRAADLESPPKPERRRAADAQPSPKPERRRAADAQPSPKPERRSAADTQPSPKPERRRAADAQPSPKPERRSAADAQPSPKPERRSAADAEPSSPEPKRRRVADEPPCKPPRKPKRRRAADRERPRKPPRKPKRWSAAEAQPSPKPERRSATDTEPPRKPKRRRAADRKPSSPEPKRRRVADVEPPHKPKRRRVADVRRPRKPPRKPKRWSAAKAQPSPKPEGRSAAEAQPSPKPEGRSAADAQPSPKPEGRSAADAQPSPKPEGRSAAEAQPSPKPEGRSAADAQPSPKPEGRSAADAQPSPKPEGRSAADAQPSPKPEGRSAADAQASPKPERRSAADLESPPQPERRSTADAQASPKSERRSAAEAQPSPKPERRSAADTQPSLKPERRSVADTQPSPKPERRSVADTQPSPKPERRSVADTQPSPKPERRSVADLESPPKPERRSAAEAQPSPKPERRSAADTQPSPKPERRSVADTQPSPKPERRSVADLESPPKPERRSAADLESPPKPERRSAAEAQPSPKPERRSAADTQSSSKPERRSVADTQPSPKPERRSAADTQPSPKPERRSVADTQPSPKPERRSVADLESPPKPERRSAADLESPPKPERRSAAEAQPSPKPERRSAADTQSSSKPERRSVADTQPSPKPERRSAADTQPSPKPERRSVADTQPSPKPERRSVADTQPSLKPERRSVADLESPPKPERRSAAEAQPSPKPERRSAADTQPSPKPERRSVADTQPSPKPERRSVADLESPPKPERRSAAEAQLSPKPERRSAADSQPSPKPKRRSAADTQPSSKPERRSAADAQLSPKPERQSAADAQPSPKPERRSAAADTQPSPKPERRSAADAQPSPKPERRSAAELESPPEPERRSAADAQPSPKPERRSAADAQPSPKPERRSAADAQPSPKPERRSAADAEPPRKRKRRRAADIELSSPEPKRRRIGDVERPRKPKRPRAADVEPSLPEPKRRRVGDVELPRKRKRPQAADVEPSLPEPKRRRLN; encoded by the exons GAAAATGTTTCAACGTGCGCAAGAGTTGCGGCGGCGGGCAGAGGACTACCACAAACGCAAA ATCCCCCCTTCTGCAAGAAAGCCTCTTTGCAACTGG GTCAGAATGGCGGCAGCGGAGCATCGTCATTCTTCAGGATTGCCCCACTGGCCCTACCTCAcagctgaaactttaaaaaacaggatGGGCCACCAGCCACCTCCTCCAACTCAACAACATTCTATAACTGATAACTCCCTGAGCCTCAAGACACGTGCCGAAtgtctggtctatccccttccaccctcagcggatgataatctcacgACGCCTCCCGAGTgtttcctcactcctcttccaccctcagctccaccctcagcggatgataatctcaagacacctcccttagctactcaggaggctgaggcagaaaaaccacccaaacccgagagagagagggccgctgacgtggaaccaccaccgaaacccgagaggcggagggccgctgacgtgcaaccatcacggaaacccgagaggcagaggaccactgacgtgcaaccatcacggaaacccgagaggcggagggccgcagtggataagacacctgccgagtttctggtctatccccttccaccctcagcggatgataatctcgaaacgcctctcgagtgtctcctcgctcctcttccaccctcacgtctatccccagctccaccctcagcggatgataagacacctgccgagtttctggtctatccccttccaccctcagcggatgataatctcgaaacgcctctcgagtgtctcctcactcctcttccaccctcacctccaccctcagctccaccctcagcagatgataatctcaagacacctcccttagctactcaggaggctgaggcagaaaaaccacccaaacccgagagacagagggccgctgatgtggaaccaccaccgaaacccgagaggcggagggccgctgacgtgcaaccatcacggaaacccgagaggcggagggcggctgacgtgcaaccatcacggaaacccgagaggcggaggaccactgacgtgcaaccatcacggaaacccgagaggcggagggccgcagtggataagacacctgccgagtttctggtctatccccttccaccctcagcggatgataatctcgaaatgcctctcgagtgtctcctcactcctcttccaccctcacctccaccctcagctccaccctcagcggatgataatctcaagacacctcccttagctactcaggaggctgaggcagaaaaaccacccaaacccgagagacagagggccgctgacgtggaaccaccaccgaaacccgagaggcggagggccgctgacgtgcaaccatcacggaaacccgagaggcggagggccgcagtggataagacacctgccgagtttctggtctatccccttccaccctcagcggatgataatctcgaaatgcctctcgagtgtctcctcactcctcttccaccctcacctccaccctcagcggatgataatctcaagacacctcccttagctactcaggaggctgaggcagaaaaaccacccaaacccgagagacagagggccgctgacgtggaaccaccaccgaaacccgagaggcggagggccgctgacgtgcaaccatcatggaaacccgagaggcggaggaccactgacgtgcaaccatcacggaaacccgagaggcggagggccgcagtggataagacacctgccgagtttctggtctatccccttccaccctcagcggatgataatctcgaaatgcctctcgagtgtctcctcactcctcttccaccctcacctccaccctcagctccaccctcagcggatgataatctcaagacacctcccttagctactcaggaggctgaggcagaaaaaccacccaaacccgagagacagagggccgctgacgtggaaccaccaccgaaacccgagaggcggagggccgctgacgtgcaaccatcacggaaacccgagaggcggagggccgcagtggataagacacctgccgagtttctggtctatccccttccaccctcagcggatgataatctcgaaatgcctctcgagtgtctcctcactcctcttccaccctcacctccaccctcagcggatgataatctcaagacacctcccttagctactcaggaggctgaggcagaaaaaccacccaaacccgagagacagagggccgctgacgtggaaccaccaccgaaacccgagaggcggagggccgctgacgtgcaaccatcatggaaacccgagaggcggaggaccactgacgtgcaaccatcacggaaacccgagaggcggagggccgcagtggataagacacctgccgagtttctggtctatccccttccaccctcagcggatgataatctcgaaatgcctctcgagtgtctcctcactcctcttccaccctcacctccaccctcagctccaccctcagcggatgataatctcaagacacctcccttagctactcaggaggctgaggcagaaaaaccacccaaacccgagaaacagagggccgctgacgtggaaccaccaccgaaacccgagaggcggagggccgctgacgtgcaaccatcacggaaacccgagaggcggagggccgctgacgtgcaaccatcacggaaacccgagaggtggaggaccactgacgtgcaaccatcacggaaacccgagaggcggagggccgcagtggataagacacctgccgagtttctggtctatccccttccaccctcagcggatgataatctcgaaatgcctctcgagtgtctcctcactcctcttccaccctcacctccaccctcagctccaccctcagcggatgataatctcaagacacctcccttagctactcaggaggctgaggcagaaaaaccacccaaacccgagagacagagggccgctgacgtggaaccaccaccgaaacccgagaggcggagggccgctgacgtgcaaccatcacggaaacccgagaggcggagggccgcagtggataagacacctgccgagtttctggtctatccccttccaccctcagcggatgataatctcgaaatgcctctcgagtgtctcctcactcctcttccaccctcacctccaccctcagcggatgataatctcaagacacctcccttagctactcaggaggctgaggcagaaaaaccacccaaacccgagagacagagggccgctgacgtggaaccaccaccgaaacccgagaggcggagggccgctgacgtgcaaccatcatggaaacccgagaggcggaggaccactgacgtgcaaccatcacggaaacccgagaggcggagggccgcagtggataagacacctgccgagtttctggtctatccccttccaccctcagcggatgataatctcgaaatgcctctcgagtgtctcctcactcctcttccaccctcacctccaccctcagctccaccctcagcggatgataatctcaagacacctcccttagctactcaggaggctgaggcagaaaaaccacccaaacccgagagacagagggccgctgacgtggaaccaccaccgaaacccgagaggcggagggccgctgacgtgcaaccatcacggaaacccgagaggcggagggccgctgacgtgcaaccatcatggaaacccgagaggcggaggaccactgacgtgcaaccatcacggaaacccgagaggcggagggccgcagtggataagacacctgccgagtttctggtctatccacttccaccctcagcggatgataatctcgaaacgcctctcgagtgtctcctcgctcctcttccaccctcacgtctatccccagctccaccctcagcggatgataagacacctgccgagtttctggtctatccccttccaccctcagcggatgataatctcgaaacgcctctcgagtgtctcctcactcctcttccaccctcacctccaccctcagctccaccctcagcggatgataatctcaagacacctcccttagctactcaggaggctgaggcagaaaaaccacccaaacccgagagacagagggccgctgacgtggaaccaccaccgaaacccgagaggcggagggccgctgacgtgcaaccatcacggaaacccgagaggcggagggccgctgacgtgcaaccatcatggcaacccgagaggcggaggaccactgacgtgcaaccatcacggaaacccgagaggcggagggccgcagtggataagacacctgccgagtttctggtctatccacttccaccctcagcggatgataatctcgaaacgcctctcgagtgtctcctcgctcctcttccaccctcacgtctatccccagctccaccctcagcggatgataagacacctgccgagtttctggtctatccccttccaccctcagcggatgataatctcgaaacgcctctcgagtgtctcctcactcctcttccaccctcacctccaccctcagctccaccctcagcggatgataatctcaagacacctcccttagctactcaggaggctgaggcagaaaaaccacccaaacccgagagacagagggccgctgacgtggaaccaccaccgaaacccgagaggcggagggccgctgacgtgcaaccatcacggaaacccgagaggcggagggccgctgacgtgcaaccatcatggaaacccgagaggcggaggaccactgacgtgcaaccatcacggaaacccgagaggcggagggccgcagtggataagacacctgccgagtttctggtctatccacttccaccctcagcggatgataatctcgaaacgcctctcgagtgtctcctcgctcctcttccaccctcacgtctatccccagctccaccctcagcggatgataagacacctgccgagtttctggtctatccccttccaccctcagcggatgataatctcgaaacgcctctcgagtgtctcctcactcctcttccaccctcacctccaccctcagctccaccctcagcggatgataatctcaagacacctcccttagctactcaggaggctgaggcagaaaaaccacccaaacccgagagacagagggccgctgacgtggaaccaccaccgaaacccgagaggcggagggccactgacgtgcaaccatcacggaaacccgagaggcggaggaccgctgacgtgcaaccatcatggaaacccgagaggcggaggaccactgacgtgcaaccatcacggaaacccgagaggcggagggccgcagtggataagacacctgccgagtttctggtctatccccttccaccctcagcggatgataatctcgaaacgcctctcgagtgtctcctcactcctcttccaccctcacctccatcctcagctccaccctcagcggatgataatctcaagacacctcccttagctactcaggaggctgaggcaggaaaaccacccaaacccgagagagagagggccgctgacgtggaaccaccaccgaaacccgagaggcggagggccgctgacgtgcaaccagcactgaaacccgagaggcggagggccgctgacgtgcaaccatcacggaaacccgagaggcggagggccgcagtggataagacacctgccgagtttctggtctatcctcttccaccctcagcggatgataatctcaaaatgcctctcgagtgtctccttactcctcttccaccctcacctccatcctcagctccaccctcagcggatgataatctcaagacacctcccttagctactcaggaggctgaggcagaaaaaccaccgaaacccgagaggcggagcgccgctgacgcgcagccgtcgctgaaacccgagaggcggagcgccgctgacgtgcagccgtcgccgaaacctgagaggcggagggccgctgacctggaatcaccaccgaaacccgagaggcggagggccgctgacctggaatcaccaccgaaacctgagaggcggagggccgctgacacgcaaccatcaccgaaacccgagaggcggagggccgctgacctggaatcaccaccgaaacccgagaggcggagcgccgctgacctggaatcaccaccgaaacccgagaggcggagggccgctgacgtgcaaccatcactgaaacccgagaggcggagcgccgctgacgcgcagccgtcgccgaaacctgagaggcggagggccactgacctggaatcaccaccgaaactcgagaggcggagcgccgctgacgcgcagccgtcgccgaaacctgaCAGGCGGAGGGCCACTGAcgtggaatcaccaccgaaactcgagaggcggagcgccgctgacgcgcaaccatcaccgaaacccgagaggcggagcgccgctgatgcgcagccgtcgccgaaacctgagaggcggagggccgctgacctggaatcaccaccaaaacccgagaggcggagggccgctgacctggaatcaccaccgaaacccgagaggcggagggccgctgacgcgcaaccatcaccgaaacctgagaggcggagggccgctgacgcgcaaccatcaccgaaacccgagaggcggagcgccgctgacacgcagccatcaccaaaacctgagaggcggagggccgctgacgcgcagccatcaccgaaacccgagaggcggagcgccgctgacgcgcagccatcaccgaaacccgagaggcggagcgccgctgacgcggaaccatcatcacccgaacccaagaggcggagggtcgctgacgAACCGCCATGCAAACCCCCAcgcaaacccaagaggcggagggccgctgacagGGAACGGCCACGCAAACCCCCACgcaaacccaagaggtggagcgccgctgaggcgcagccgtcgccgaaacctgagaggcggagcgccaCTGACACGGAACCTCCACGCaagcccaagaggcggagggccgctgaccggaaaccatcatcacccgaacccaagaggcggagggtcgctgacgtggaaccgCCACACAAACCCAAGAGGCGCAGGGTCGCTGACGTGAGACGGCCACGCAAACCCCCACgcaaacccaagaggtggagcgcCGCtaaggcgcagccgtcgccgaaacccgaggggcggagcgccgctgaggcgcagccgtcgccgaaacccgaggggcggagcgccgctgacgcgcagccgtcgccgaaacccgaggggcggagcgccgctgacgcgcagccgtcgccgaaacccgaggggcggagcgccgctgaggcgcagccgtcgccgaaacccgaggggcggagcgccgctgacgcgcagccgtcgccgaaacccgaggggcggagcgccgctgacgcgcagccgtcgccgaaacccgaggggcggagcgccgctgacgcgcagccgtcgccgaaacccgaggggcggagcgccgctgacgcgcaggcgtcgccgaaacccgagaggcggagcgccgctgacctggaatcaccaccgcaacccgagaggcggagcaccGCTGACGCGCAAGCATCACCGAaatccgagaggcggagcgccgctgaggcgcagccgtcgccgaaacccgagaggcggagcgccgctgacacgcagccatcactgaaacctgagaggcggagcgtcgctgacacgcagccatcaccgaaacccgagaggcggagcgtcgctgacacgcagccatcaccgaaacctgagaggcggagcgtcgctgacacgcagccatcaccgaaacccgagaggcggagcgtcgctgacctggaatcaccaccgaaacccgagaggcggagcgccgctgaggcgcagccgtcgccgaaacccgagaggcggagcgccgctgacacgcagccatcaccgaaacctgagaggcggagcgtcgctgacacgcagccatcaccgaaacctgagaggcggagcgtcgctgacctggaatcaccaccgaaacccgagaggcggagcgccgctgacctggaatcaccaccgaaacccgagaggcggagcgccgctgaggcgcagccgtcgccgaaacccgagaggcggagcgccgctgacacgcAGTCATCatcgaaacccgagaggcggagcgtcgctgacacgcagccatcaccgaaacccgagaggcggagcgccgctgacacgcagccatcaccgaaacctgagaggcggagcgtcgctgacacgcagccatcaccgaaacctgagaggcggagcgtcgctgacctggaatcaccaccgaaacccgagaggcggagcgccgctgacctggaatcaccaccgaaacccgagaggcggagcgccgctgaggcgcagccgtcgccgaaacccgagaggcggagcgccgctgacacgcAGTCATCatcgaaacccgagaggcggagcgtcgctgacacgcagccatcaccgaaacccgagaggcggagcgccgctgacacgcagccatcaccgaaacctgagaggcggagcgtcgctgacacgcagccatcaccgaaacctgagaggcggagcgtcgctgacacgcagccatcactgaaacccgagaggcggagcgtcgctgacctggaatcaccaccgaaacccgagaggcggagcgccgctgaggcgcagccgtcgccgaaacccgagaggcggagcgccgctgacacgcagccatcaccgaaacctgagaggcggagcgtcgctgacacgcagccatcaccgaaacctgagaggcggagcgtcgctgacctggaatcaccaccgaaacccgagaggcggagcgccgctgaggcgcagctgtcgccgaaacccgagaggcggagcgccgctgactcgcagccgtcgccgaaacccaagaggcggagcgccgctgacacgcagccatcatcgaaacccgagaggcggagcgccgctgacgcgcagctgtcgccgaaacccgagaggcagagcgccGCTgatgcgcagccgtcgccgaaacccgagaggcggagcgccgctgctgacacgcagccgtcgccgaaacccgagaggcggagcgccgctgacgcgcagccgtcgccgaaacccgagaggcggagtgcCGCTGAACTGGAATCACCACcggaacccgagaggcggagcgccgctgacgcgcagccgtcgccgaaacccgagaggcggagcgccgctgacgcgcagccgtcgccgaaacccgagaggcggagcgccgctgatgcgcagccgtcgccgaaacccgagaggcggagcgccgctgacgcggaACCGCCTCGCAAACGCAAGAGGCGGAGGGCAGCGGACATTGAActatcatcacccgaacccaagaggcggaggatCGGTGACGTGGAACGGCCACGCAAACccaagaggccgagggccgccgacgtggaaccatcattacccgaacccaagaggcggagggtcggTGACGTGGAACTGCCACGCAAACGCAAGAGGCCGCAGGCCGCCGACGTGGAACCATCAttacccgaacccaagaggcggaggttgaattAG